One Burkholderia pyrrocinia DNA segment encodes these proteins:
- a CDS encoding dihydroorotase, with protein sequence MSEFEQVVRGRLVDAREVVDDGWLAIREGMIVARGAGVPPAARDTIDARGQWVLPGVVDGQVHAASQANQEGLGHASRAAAAGGVTVMVDMPYDDPEPVASRAQLDRKIAEAERDCHVDVALYGTLNAKHGLEAAAGLIDGGVCAFKFSTFEATPGRFPRVEEDVLHDAFRLIAPSGLACGVHNQMQDMTRKNIARMIEAGDTGWDAFLRAHPPLIENLATALIYEIGAETGARAHAVHVSTSRGFELCNMYRRAGHRASIETCVQYLMLDHETHTKRFGAKTKHYPPIRPRAEQERLWTHIARGECTFVSSDHVSWGLERKGDPNVFRNASGGPGLETLLPAFWTGCEQHGLAPTRVAALLATNPARHFLLDDRKGSLDVGADADFVILTPERYAFDPSRSLSAVQWSAFEGMEFTVRIAATYCRGALAYDGKQIVNRAGTGRFLRPHDGSPATKQLEQA encoded by the coding sequence ATGAGCGAATTCGAGCAGGTGGTGCGCGGCCGGTTGGTCGATGCGCGCGAAGTCGTCGACGACGGCTGGCTCGCGATACGGGAGGGCATGATCGTGGCGCGCGGCGCGGGCGTGCCGCCGGCGGCACGCGACACGATCGACGCGCGCGGGCAGTGGGTGCTGCCGGGCGTCGTCGACGGGCAGGTGCATGCGGCCAGCCAGGCGAACCAGGAAGGGCTTGGCCATGCGTCGCGCGCGGCGGCCGCGGGCGGCGTGACGGTGATGGTCGACATGCCGTACGACGATCCGGAACCGGTCGCGTCGCGCGCGCAGCTCGACCGCAAGATCGCGGAGGCCGAGCGCGATTGCCACGTCGACGTCGCGTTGTACGGCACGCTCAACGCGAAGCACGGCCTCGAAGCGGCGGCCGGGCTGATCGACGGCGGCGTCTGCGCGTTCAAGTTCTCGACGTTCGAGGCGACGCCCGGCCGGTTCCCGCGTGTCGAGGAGGACGTGCTGCACGACGCATTCCGGCTGATCGCGCCGTCGGGCCTCGCGTGCGGCGTGCACAACCAGATGCAGGACATGACGCGCAAGAACATCGCGCGGATGATCGAAGCCGGCGACACGGGCTGGGACGCGTTCCTGCGCGCGCATCCGCCGCTGATCGAGAACCTTGCGACCGCGCTGATCTACGAGATCGGCGCCGAAACGGGCGCCCGCGCGCACGCGGTGCACGTGTCGACGTCGCGCGGCTTCGAACTGTGCAACATGTACCGGCGCGCCGGCCATCGCGCGAGCATCGAGACCTGCGTGCAGTACCTGATGCTCGACCACGAAACGCATACGAAACGCTTCGGCGCGAAGACGAAGCACTACCCGCCGATCCGGCCGCGCGCGGAGCAGGAACGGCTGTGGACGCATATCGCGCGCGGCGAGTGCACGTTCGTGTCGTCGGATCACGTGAGCTGGGGGCTCGAACGCAAGGGCGATCCGAACGTGTTCCGCAATGCGTCGGGCGGCCCGGGCCTCGAAACGCTGCTGCCGGCGTTCTGGACCGGCTGCGAGCAGCACGGTTTGGCACCGACCCGCGTGGCGGCATTGCTGGCGACGAATCCGGCGCGGCACTTCCTGCTCGACGATCGCAAGGGTTCGCTCGACGTCGGCGCGGATGCGGATTTCGTGATCCTGACGCCGGAGCGCTACGCGTTCGATCCGTCGCGCAGCCTGTCGGCCGTGCAGTGGAGCGCGTTCGAGGGTATGGAATTCACGGTGCGCATTGCGGCCACCTACTGCCGAGGCGCGTTGGCTTACGACGGCAAGCAGATCGTCAATCGGGCTGGAACGGGCCGCTTTCTGCGGCCGCATGACGGCAGCCCGGCCACGAAGCAATTGGAGCAAGCATGA